A genomic window from Winogradskyella sp. J14-2 includes:
- the alaS gene encoding alanine--tRNA ligase translates to MTSQDIRSKFLSFFEGKKHLVVPSAPMVLKNDPTLMFVNSGMAPFKEFFLGNSEPKNNRIADTQKCLRVSGKHNDLEEVGYDTYHHTLFEMLGNWSFGDYFKKEAIAWAWELLTEVYGIDKDILYVTVFEGSDDNDKLKMDQEAYDIWKQYISEDRILMGNKKDNFWEMGDQGPCGPCSEIHVDIRSAEEKAKVDGKSLVNMDHPQVVEIWNLVFMQYNRKANGSLDVLPNKHIDTGMGFERLCMVLQGVQSNYDTDVFTPIIREIETITNKDYGKDEKIDVAIRVISDHVRAVAFSIADGQLPSNTGAGYVIRRILRRAVRYGFTFLDKKEPFIYRLVDVLSKKMGTAFPEIKAQKQLIENVIKEEEASFLRTLEQGLILLNGIVSDTKGDTVSGEKAFELYDTYGFPIDLTALILSEKNLKLDEKGFEEQLQIQKNRSRKASETSTEDWTILVDDAEQEFIGYDALEANVKITRYRKVTSKKEGDMFQLVFNLTPFYAEGGGQVGDKGYLQDNHGDTVYIIDTKKENNVIIHFTKNLPDDLNDTFKAVVDQKQRFRTECNHTATHLLHQALREVLGTHVEQKGSAVHSKYLRFDFSHFSKLTVEELRDVENFVNARIDGKLPLEEQRNVPMDKAISDGAMALFGEKYGDTVRTVRFGQSIELCGGTHVKNTGDIWHFKIVSEGAVAAGIRRIEAITYDAVKDFYFENNRAYFEMKDLLNNAQEPVKALQNLQDENASLKKQIEQLLKDKAKNLKGDLKNEITALNGVNFIAKKVDLDASGIKDLCFELGGEVDNLFALFGADNNGKALLSCYISKNLVAEKDLNAGQIVRELGKHIQGGGGGQPFFATAGGKNPAGIEEALEDAKNYL, encoded by the coding sequence ATGACGTCTCAAGATATTCGTTCTAAGTTTTTGAGTTTTTTTGAAGGTAAAAAACACCTTGTAGTGCCCTCTGCACCAATGGTCTTAAAAAATGACCCTACCTTAATGTTTGTCAATTCTGGTATGGCACCTTTTAAAGAATTTTTTCTTGGTAATAGTGAACCAAAAAATAACAGAATTGCAGATACTCAAAAATGTTTAAGAGTTTCTGGTAAGCATAATGACTTAGAAGAAGTAGGCTACGATACGTATCATCATACGCTTTTTGAAATGCTTGGTAATTGGAGTTTTGGAGATTATTTTAAGAAGGAAGCCATTGCTTGGGCTTGGGAACTGTTAACTGAAGTATACGGAATCGATAAAGATATTCTTTACGTTACCGTTTTTGAAGGTAGCGATGATAACGATAAACTAAAAATGGACCAAGAGGCTTACGATATTTGGAAACAATACATTTCTGAAGATCGTATTCTTATGGGAAATAAGAAGGACAATTTCTGGGAAATGGGAGACCAAGGTCCTTGTGGACCATGTAGTGAAATCCACGTAGATATTCGTTCGGCTGAAGAAAAGGCTAAAGTTGATGGTAAGTCTTTGGTAAACATGGACCATCCTCAGGTTGTAGAAATCTGGAACTTGGTATTTATGCAATACAACCGCAAAGCCAATGGGTCTCTAGACGTATTGCCAAACAAGCATATCGATACAGGAATGGGCTTTGAGCGTTTGTGTATGGTGCTTCAAGGCGTGCAATCTAATTACGATACAGATGTGTTTACACCAATAATTCGTGAGATTGAAACCATTACCAATAAGGATTATGGTAAAGATGAAAAAATAGATGTAGCCATTAGAGTCATCTCAGATCATGTTAGAGCTGTAGCGTTTTCTATAGCAGATGGTCAGTTGCCAAGTAACACTGGTGCAGGTTACGTTATACGTCGAATTTTACGTAGAGCCGTGCGATATGGTTTTACATTTTTAGATAAAAAAGAACCATTTATCTACCGTTTGGTAGATGTGTTGAGCAAAAAAATGGGAACCGCTTTTCCTGAGATTAAAGCGCAAAAACAATTGATAGAAAACGTCATTAAGGAAGAAGAAGCCTCTTTCTTAAGAACATTAGAGCAAGGTCTAATTTTGCTAAATGGTATTGTTAGCGACACAAAAGGAGATACAGTTTCGGGTGAAAAGGCATTTGAACTGTATGATACTTATGGTTTCCCTATAGATTTAACAGCTTTAATTCTGTCCGAAAAGAATTTAAAATTAGATGAAAAAGGATTTGAAGAACAACTTCAAATTCAAAAAAATCGTTCGCGTAAAGCAAGTGAAACTTCTACTGAAGATTGGACGATTTTAGTTGATGATGCAGAGCAAGAATTTATCGGTTACGACGCGCTTGAAGCCAACGTAAAAATTACACGCTACAGAAAAGTCACTTCAAAAAAAGAAGGTGACATGTTTCAGTTGGTGTTTAATCTTACACCCTTTTATGCTGAAGGTGGAGGACAAGTTGGTGATAAAGGATACTTGCAAGACAATCATGGAGATACGGTTTACATCATTGACACCAAGAAAGAGAATAACGTCATTATTCATTTTACTAAAAATTTACCAGACGATCTTAACGATACGTTTAAAGCTGTTGTGGATCAAAAACAACGCTTTAGAACCGAGTGTAACCACACAGCAACACACTTGTTGCACCAAGCTCTACGCGAAGTGTTAGGGACACATGTAGAGCAAAAAGGGTCTGCAGTGCATTCTAAATATTTACGATTCGATTTTTCTCATTTTTCTAAACTAACAGTTGAAGAATTAAGAGATGTTGAAAATTTTGTAAATGCACGTATCGACGGAAAATTACCATTAGAAGAGCAAAGAAACGTACCTATGGACAAGGCGATTTCTGATGGTGCTATGGCTTTGTTTGGTGAAAAATATGGAGACACAGTTCGAACTGTGAGATTTGGACAATCTATAGAACTTTGTGGTGGAACACATGTGAAGAATACAGGAGATATTTGGCATTTTAAAATTGTATCTGAAGGTGCAGTTGCAGCCGGAATTCGTCGTATAGAAGCCATTACTTATGATGCTGTTAAAGACTTTTATTTTGAAAATAACAGAGCGTATTTTGAAATGAAAGACCTATTAAACAATGCTCAAGAACCTGTAAAAGCACTTCAAAATTTACAAGACGAAAATGCGAGTTTAAAAAAGCAGATAGAACAACTATTAAAGGATAAAGCTAAGAACTTAAAAGGCGATCTTAAAAATGAAATCACAGCGCTTAATGGCGTGAATTTCATTGCCAAAAAAGTAGATTTAGATGCTTCTGGTATTAAAGACTTATGTTTTGAGTTAGGCGGTGAAGTTGATAATCTTTTTGCTCTGTTTGGTGCAGATAATAATGGTAAGGCGTTATTGTCTTGCTATATTTCTAAAAATCTGGTTGCAGAAAAAGACTTAAACGCAGGTCAGATTGTTAGAGAATTAGGTAAGCACATTCAAGGTGGAGGCGGAGGTCAGCCTTTCTTTGCAACAGCAGGTGGTAAAAATCCAGCAGGCATTGAGGAAGCTTTGGAAGATGCAAAGAATTATCTTTAG
- a CDS encoding M23 family metallopeptidase, translated as MAKVKYYYDAETLSYRKIKRKKRTTFKYAFVFLLAAALFAFLFVFIAGQYIESPKERQLARELQNMQIQYELLNKRMDDAIAALENVEERDNAIYRLYFEANPIPEEQRRAGFGGVNRYKKFEGYDNSQLIAESNKRLDILEKAIVVQSKSLDEIAKLAEDKEKFLEAIPAIQPVRNENLTRMASGYGYRTDPFTKARKFHFGMDFTAPRGTPIYATGNGIVTRADNTASGYGKHIRIDHGYGYISLYAHLYKYNVRVNQRVKRGDLIGYVGSTGRSEAPHLHYEVFKDGERINPINFYYGNLSASEFNELLRKASLENQSLD; from the coding sequence ATGGCTAAGGTAAAATATTATTATGATGCTGAGACACTTTCTTATCGTAAGATAAAGCGAAAAAAGCGCACAACTTTTAAGTATGCGTTTGTCTTTTTACTAGCCGCTGCCCTTTTTGCTTTTTTATTTGTCTTTATTGCAGGCCAATACATTGAATCTCCTAAAGAGCGTCAGTTGGCGCGAGAGCTTCAAAACATGCAAATTCAATACGAATTATTGAACAAACGTATGGACGATGCTATTGCAGCTTTAGAAAATGTTGAAGAACGCGATAATGCCATCTACAGATTATATTTTGAAGCTAATCCTATTCCTGAAGAACAGCGACGTGCAGGGTTTGGTGGTGTAAACCGTTATAAAAAATTTGAAGGCTATGACAACTCTCAACTAATTGCAGAAAGCAACAAACGCCTCGATATTTTAGAAAAAGCTATTGTGGTACAATCGAAATCACTAGACGAAATTGCGAAATTGGCCGAAGACAAGGAAAAATTTTTAGAAGCTATACCAGCTATACAACCTGTAAGAAATGAAAACCTTACGCGTATGGCTTCTGGTTATGGTTACAGAACCGATCCTTTTACAAAAGCCAGGAAATTTCATTTTGGAATGGACTTTACAGCACCAAGAGGCACTCCAATTTACGCTACCGGAAACGGAATTGTAACACGCGCAGACAATACGGCATCTGGTTATGGCAAACACATTCGTATAGATCATGGTTATGGTTACATATCTTTATATGCACATTTATATAAGTATAACGTACGTGTTAATCAGCGCGTAAAACGTGGTGATCTTATCGGTTATGTTGGCAGTACAGGTCGATCAGAAGCTCCACATTTGCATTACGAAGTTTTTAAAGATGGTGAGCGCATAAATCCTATTAACTTTTATTACGGCAACCTATCGGCTTCTGAGTTTAATGAATTATTAAGAAAAGCCTCTCTAGAAAACCAATCTCTCGATTAA
- a CDS encoding MerR family transcriptional regulator: protein MHIDLPEKRYYGIGEVAKAFKVNASLIRFWEKEFDIIKPKKNAKGNRKFTPEDIKNLKFIYHLVKERGFTLEGAKIHLKEEKKQSLEKFEIIEKLESIKAQLIKIKTQL from the coding sequence ATGCATATAGATCTCCCAGAAAAACGCTATTACGGTATTGGTGAAGTGGCTAAAGCTTTTAAAGTGAATGCCTCCTTAATTCGGTTTTGGGAAAAGGAATTTGATATTATTAAGCCAAAAAAAAATGCTAAGGGTAACAGAAAGTTTACACCAGAAGACATCAAAAACCTTAAATTTATTTATCATCTTGTTAAAGAAAGAGGCTTTACGCTTGAAGGTGCTAAAATTCATCTAAAAGAAGAAAAGAAGCAATCGCTCGAAAAATTTGAAATCATTGAAAAGTTAGAGAGCATAAAAGCGCAACTTATTAAAATAAAAACACAACTTTAA
- a CDS encoding LemA family protein translates to MKKWLIPLIVITIIGFGIYQWAVGINNTSVELEANAKTAWSNVESTYQRRNDLYSTVIKTVQGAADFERKTLNEVIEARSKATSMNINVDDLTPENLEKFQQAQSQLSGSFSRLIASFERYPDLKASQQFRDFQAQQEGTENRINIARDRYNEAVNKYDIYTTKFPNKLLASWFGFKEMARYKADPGSEKVPDVEFNF, encoded by the coding sequence ATGAAAAAATGGTTAATCCCTCTAATTGTTATTACTATAATTGGATTTGGCATCTACCAATGGGCAGTTGGCATTAACAATACATCAGTAGAGCTAGAAGCAAATGCTAAAACAGCTTGGTCTAATGTAGAAAGTACTTACCAAAGAAGAAATGATCTTTATAGTACAGTAATTAAAACAGTACAAGGTGCTGCCGATTTTGAAAGAAAAACATTGAATGAAGTTATAGAAGCGAGATCCAAGGCTACCTCGATGAATATTAATGTTGATGATTTAACACCAGAAAATTTAGAGAAATTTCAACAAGCCCAAAGTCAATTAAGCGGTTCTTTTAGCCGATTGATAGCTTCTTTTGAACGTTATCCAGACTTAAAAGCTTCTCAGCAATTTAGAGATTTTCAAGCGCAACAAGAAGGCACAGAAAACCGAATCAACATTGCAAGAGATCGTTATAATGAAGCTGTAAATAAGTATGATATATACACAACTAAATTCCCAAATAAACTTTTAGCAAGTTGGTTTGGTTTTAAAGAAATGGCGAGATATAAAGCAGATCCTGGAAGTGAAAAAGTTCCAGATGTAGAATTTAACTTTTAA
- a CDS encoding TPM domain-containing protein — MPHIEDFLTQQEEQEIIEAIRIAERETSGEIRVHIEQKCNMDIYEHALEVFHYLKMDNTKEQNGVLIYVAVDNKAFVIYGDKGINDIVGTDFWNSTRDKIVFQFKNGNFKQGLIDGIIEAGKVLALHFPWKHGDHNELDNSISKG; from the coding sequence ATGCCACACATTGAGGACTTCCTAACACAACAAGAAGAGCAGGAGATCATTGAAGCTATTCGTATTGCAGAACGCGAAACTTCTGGTGAAATCCGTGTGCACATAGAACAAAAGTGCAACATGGATATCTACGAGCATGCCTTGGAAGTTTTTCATTACTTAAAAATGGACAACACAAAGGAACAAAATGGTGTGCTTATTTATGTGGCAGTAGATAATAAGGCTTTTGTTATTTATGGTGATAAAGGTATTAATGATATTGTCGGAACAGATTTTTGGAATTCTACAAGAGATAAGATTGTTTTTCAATTTAAAAATGGCAATTTTAAACAAGGTCTTATAGATGGTATTATTGAAGCTGGTAAAGTGCTTGCTTTACATTTTCCTTGGAAACATGGAGATCATAACGAACTAGATAATTCAATTTCTAAAGGGTAA
- a CDS encoding TPM domain-containing protein produces MQFSVSSNRLKTQTKALLFIAFLCVLQSVNAQFKIPPKPKDAKQHFVYDYSNLLTKQDSSALNVKLRRYADTTSTQIVVAIINSTEGEYINYLGAQWGEKWGIGQEKEDNGVLILLAKNDKKIAINTGKGVEHLLTDALSKRIIDREIIPYFKRNDYYGGLNRGVDVIFEVMKGEYKSSRKSNNSEFPVAFFIILLIFFIIFIIAISKTRGGGRGGNKGNRRDDDARSILEAIILSNMGRGSYSRGSSGGGIFGGSSSGGSFGGGFGGGFGGGSFGGGGASGGW; encoded by the coding sequence ATGCAGTTTTCAGTAAGCAGTAATCGGTTAAAAACGCAAACAAAAGCGCTGTTATTTATTGCGTTTCTTTGTGTTTTACAATCTGTTAATGCTCAATTTAAAATTCCGCCAAAACCAAAAGATGCTAAGCAACATTTTGTTTACGATTACTCTAATTTATTAACTAAACAAGATAGCTCTGCACTTAATGTGAAGCTCAGGAGGTATGCAGATACAACCTCAACACAAATTGTAGTAGCCATTATTAATTCTACCGAAGGCGAATACATAAATTATCTTGGCGCGCAATGGGGCGAAAAATGGGGAATCGGACAAGAAAAGGAAGATAATGGTGTGCTGATTCTATTAGCAAAAAACGATAAAAAAATAGCTATTAACACTGGTAAAGGTGTAGAACACTTACTTACAGATGCTTTAAGTAAACGTATAATCGATAGAGAAATTATCCCTTACTTTAAACGTAATGACTATTACGGTGGACTGAACAGAGGTGTTGATGTCATTTTTGAAGTCATGAAAGGTGAATACAAAAGCTCTAGAAAAAGTAACAATAGCGAGTTTCCGGTTGCTTTTTTCATCATACTACTTATCTTTTTTATAATTTTTATTATAGCTATCTCAAAAACACGAGGTGGTGGACGAGGTGGCAATAAAGGCAACCGAAGAGATGACGATGCCAGAAGTATACTTGAAGCGATAATACTAAGCAATATGGGACGTGGCAGCTATTCTAGAGGATCATCTGGAGGAGGTATTTTTGGAGGCTCTTCATCTGGCGGAAGCTTTGGCGGAGGTTTCGGTGGAGGCTTTGGTGGAGGTAGCTTTGGTGGCGGAGGTGCTTCAGGTGGCTGGTAA
- a CDS encoding outer membrane beta-barrel protein — translation MKKLSLVFTLCFSLFAFSQEKTFTITGKLIAEDSNLPIESATVYLERVKDSSIVTYTISDENGFFKMEGRTFDESLNFYASYVGYGSYLKKIDIDNEKIDLNTITMKLDNQLKEVVIKSTAPITIKRDTLEFNVKSFKTKKDATVEDLLKQLPGVEVDEEGKITVNGRAVNKILVNGKPFFGDDPTITTKNLTKDIVEKIQIVDTKTKSEAFTGEAGDKDNKTINLTIKEENNRGVFGRVAGGYGTDERYEYAGMVNLFDNDRRISALAGGNNINSPGFSFGELNKMFGGASMISINSNGSFNFDGRSFGGGQGITTSRSTGLNYADIIGETVDIAADYFNSSSNSENETITERETILADSRFFTNSRSTSNSDTNSHSANLEFEIETDSTFQLNIEPSFRYSKSRTLFNSNDETLDEDLLLTNQSLVNSDVESYARDFSTDISATKRFGSKGGFVRAAINTDVSKQEREDMLNSVAEIFGAQSETIIRDQFTEGDNNSYGLSAEFTYRLPIIDKKFFLNFEYQFSVDKDKNRQSTFDFNDVEQDFTDFNTELSTDFEYRDTRSIPTIGATYNGEKFYSRLDVGYNIRTLENNDLLRPQFNVERQFKNLEASYRVNYRFSPKASLYGGYTLRNNPPAIRQLQAFTDVSNPLSIVIGNPNLEPSNRHSFYGGYNGFDWQKRTGFYTNFNANFTNNQVISKTIIDPETLVRTTTYENVDGNYNFGVSATYSKEVKMDTLKSVKFNLRARYNRSRNINFNNDVQYASTINNITPRLGIDFIWNKVMDIKPYYELVISNNAYDIDAFEDRNFTRHNAGLRTATFLPKKLEWENDIRFNYNPNVAEGFQKSAWFWNSSLTYSILKDKGLISLKVYDLLNQNTNARRVATQDYIQDSQSTVLRQYFMLGFSYKFNSLGSKGETGDDDFFFF, via the coding sequence ATGAAAAAACTAAGCTTAGTTTTTACATTATGTTTCTCCCTTTTTGCGTTTTCTCAAGAAAAAACCTTCACAATTACCGGTAAACTCATTGCAGAAGATTCTAATCTGCCTATAGAATCTGCAACAGTATACTTAGAGCGTGTAAAGGATAGCAGTATTGTTACTTACACCATTTCTGATGAAAACGGATTTTTTAAAATGGAAGGGAGAACCTTCGACGAAAGTCTAAACTTTTATGCATCTTACGTGGGCTATGGGTCATATCTAAAAAAAATAGATATTGATAACGAAAAAATAGATTTAAACACCATTACCATGAAGCTAGACAATCAGCTCAAAGAAGTAGTGATAAAATCTACAGCTCCAATAACCATAAAGCGGGATACCTTAGAATTTAATGTAAAGTCTTTTAAAACAAAAAAAGACGCAACCGTAGAGGATCTATTGAAGCAGCTACCAGGTGTAGAGGTGGATGAAGAGGGTAAAATAACGGTAAATGGTAGAGCAGTCAATAAAATTTTAGTAAACGGTAAGCCTTTTTTTGGTGACGATCCAACCATAACAACCAAAAATTTAACTAAGGACATTGTTGAGAAAATTCAGATTGTAGATACTAAAACCAAGTCTGAAGCATTTACTGGTGAAGCAGGTGATAAAGATAATAAAACTATAAACCTTACTATAAAGGAAGAAAACAATAGAGGTGTTTTTGGACGTGTTGCAGGAGGGTATGGAACAGATGAGCGTTATGAATATGCTGGAATGGTAAATTTGTTTGATAACGATAGACGCATTAGTGCCCTTGCAGGAGGAAATAATATTAATTCACCAGGATTTAGTTTTGGCGAGCTAAATAAAATGTTTGGTGGAGCAAGTATGATTTCAATTAATAGCAATGGCTCATTTAATTTTGACGGGAGGTCTTTTGGCGGCGGACAAGGAATTACAACATCTAGAAGTACAGGTTTAAACTATGCTGATATTATAGGAGAAACAGTAGATATTGCCGCAGATTACTTTAATTCATCAAGTAACTCTGAAAATGAAACCATTACCGAACGCGAAACCATATTGGCGGATTCAAGATTTTTTACAAATTCACGTTCAACATCAAATAGCGATACCAATAGCCATTCTGCAAATCTCGAATTTGAGATTGAAACAGATTCAACATTTCAACTCAACATAGAGCCTTCATTCCGGTATTCTAAGAGCAGAACACTTTTTAATAGTAACGATGAGACTTTAGACGAAGATTTATTGTTAACAAACCAATCTTTGGTTAATTCTGATGTAGAAAGTTATGCGAGGGATTTTTCTACTGATATATCTGCTACAAAGCGTTTTGGTAGCAAAGGCGGCTTTGTAAGAGCGGCAATAAATACAGATGTTAGTAAGCAAGAACGCGAAGATATGCTCAATTCTGTTGCGGAGATTTTTGGTGCCCAATCAGAGACAATAATTAGAGATCAGTTTACAGAAGGAGATAATAATAGTTATGGTCTTTCTGCGGAGTTTACGTATCGATTACCAATAATTGATAAGAAGTTTTTCTTAAATTTTGAATATCAGTTTTCGGTAGACAAGGATAAAAATAGACAAAGTACTTTTGATTTTAATGATGTAGAGCAAGATTTTACAGACTTTAATACAGAGCTAAGCACGGATTTTGAATACAGAGATACTAGAAGTATACCCACAATAGGAGCGACTTACAATGGAGAAAAATTCTATTCTAGATTAGATGTAGGCTATAACATTAGAACCTTAGAAAATAATGATTTACTGCGTCCACAGTTTAATGTAGAACGCCAATTTAAAAACCTAGAGGCAAGTTACAGAGTAAATTATAGATTTAGCCCAAAAGCGTCTCTGTATGGCGGCTATACTTTAAGAAATAATCCGCCTGCTATACGTCAGTTACAGGCCTTTACAGATGTGTCTAATCCATTGAGTATTGTAATTGGTAACCCTAATTTAGAGCCATCTAACAGGCACAGTTTTTATGGAGGTTATAATGGTTTTGATTGGCAAAAACGAACAGGCTTTTATACAAACTTCAATGCTAACTTCACAAACAATCAGGTAATATCTAAAACAATAATAGATCCTGAGACACTCGTAAGGACTACTACTTACGAAAATGTAGATGGTAATTATAACTTTGGTGTATCTGCTACGTATAGTAAAGAAGTAAAAATGGATACTCTAAAATCTGTAAAGTTTAATTTAAGAGCACGCTATAATAGAAGTAGAAACATTAATTTTAATAACGATGTGCAATATGCAAGTACTATAAATAATATTACGCCGCGTTTGGGTATTGATTTTATATGGAATAAGGTTATGGATATAAAACCATATTACGAATTAGTAATTTCAAACAACGCCTATGATATTGATGCTTTTGAAGACAGAAACTTTACACGCCATAACGCAGGATTAAGAACAGCAACATTCTTACCCAAAAAGCTCGAATGGGAAAACGATATTAGATTTAATTATAATCCCAATGTTGCTGAAGGATTTCAAAAAAGTGCTTGGTTTTGGAACTCATCCCTAACCTATAGCATTCTTAAAGATAAAGGTTTAATTTCTTTAAAGGTATATGATTTACTTAACCAAAACACCAATGCAAGACGTGTAGCAACGCAAGATTATATACAAGATTCGCAAAGTACAGTATTAAGACAATACTTTATGCTAGGCTTTAGTTATAAGTTCAACAGCTTAGGTTCTAAAGGGGAAACTGGTGATGATGATTTCTTCTTTTTTTAA
- a CDS encoding T9SS type B sorting domain-containing protein — MSQSPPQIFVDGNQLYCGEEPMPIVTDVNISGGEGTLDEVFVQIATGYSLGSDELFLMGNHPQISASWSIATGLLTLTGPAPLAAFENAIRDIRFQTTESNFTQDKFFSVNLGEANFLPATGHYYFYVSDLGISWTAARQAASEQTYFGLQGYLATITTPEEVQLTGEQAQGTGWIGGSDQTQEGVWRWETGPEAGQVFWNGAVSGSAPEGMFSFWNNGEPNNLGEEDYAHITDPDIGILGSWNDLANQGDDPSSPYYPQGYVVEFGGMEGDPEINVSGNSVIVMPKTSISTTDVCGEGLAQINLTTNVDEVFWYATETSAEIINTGFSYEIFIDTNTTYYVLPLFNGCTNGVRIPITVNAFTTPIANDITIIQCDDEIADGLSNFNLSTYTDDIVRNEQGQVIPIWDISFFADEDLTIPIDGTSYTNTSNNQMVYARVSDEFTGCFNSSEVTLQVNSSDGIAANIEVCDDFIVDGFNFFDVTEADSQILENSPVNATIGYYLTYNDALLKVNEIVANYFNEVAYSQTIYARVDIDDTCYAINEVTLTVKDLPNITQYEEVYYCLNTYPDTITISGGILDDIPNNYAYDWSTGETTINIDVNEIGDYQVLVTRPAGCTNRRTVRVLPSSAAVIETIEVTDISENNTVTVLVSGEGEYVYALDNQNGPYQVSNIFEDVSAGIHTVYVKDIKADCGIVSEDISVLGFPKFFTPNGDTINDTWQIKGFSSQFPAAATIKIFNRYGKLLTILNPSNSQWDGNYNGKLLPSDDYWFEATLADGRVFKGHFTLKR, encoded by the coding sequence ATGTCACAGAGTCCACCGCAAATTTTTGTTGACGGGAATCAACTCTATTGCGGTGAGGAGCCAATGCCAATAGTTACGGATGTTAATATTAGTGGAGGCGAAGGAACATTAGATGAGGTTTTTGTTCAGATTGCTACTGGATATAGTCTTGGATCTGACGAGCTTTTTTTAATGGGTAATCATCCTCAAATTTCAGCGTCATGGTCTATCGCAACAGGATTGCTCACGCTTACAGGCCCAGCTCCATTGGCAGCGTTTGAAAATGCTATACGAGATATACGTTTTCAAACTACTGAAAGTAATTTTACACAAGATAAGTTTTTCTCTGTTAATTTGGGCGAAGCTAATTTTCTACCTGCTACTGGCCATTATTATTTTTATGTATCTGACCTTGGAATAAGCTGGACTGCGGCCAGACAAGCAGCATCTGAGCAAACATATTTTGGTTTACAAGGGTATTTAGCAACCATAACCACACCAGAAGAGGTGCAATTAACAGGTGAGCAAGCACAAGGCACCGGATGGATAGGCGGTTCAGACCAAACTCAAGAAGGAGTTTGGCGCTGGGAAACTGGGCCAGAAGCCGGTCAGGTTTTTTGGAACGGTGCCGTAAGTGGTAGCGCACCAGAGGGCATGTTTTCATTTTGGAATAATGGTGAACCAAATAATTTAGGTGAAGAAGATTATGCGCATATAACAGATCCTGATATCGGAATCTTGGGATCCTGGAATGACCTTGCTAATCAAGGCGATGACCCTTCAAGTCCATATTATCCGCAAGGCTATGTTGTAGAGTTTGGTGGCATGGAAGGAGACCCAGAAATAAATGTATCTGGTAATTCTGTAATTGTAATGCCAAAGACATCAATTTCTACTACAGACGTTTGTGGTGAGGGTTTGGCACAAATTAATCTTACCACAAATGTAGATGAGGTATTTTGGTATGCTACCGAAACATCTGCTGAAATTATAAATACAGGTTTTAGCTATGAGATTTTTATCGACACCAATACTACATATTATGTACTGCCTTTATTTAACGGCTGTACTAATGGTGTTAGAATACCAATTACTGTAAACGCTTTTACAACGCCTATAGCCAATGATATTACTATAATACAATGTGATGATGAAATTGCTGATGGTCTATCTAACTTTAACCTCAGTACTTATACAGATGATATCGTTAGAAATGAACAAGGTCAGGTAATCCCTATTTGGGATATTTCTTTTTTTGCAGATGAGGATTTAACAATTCCTATAGATGGAACGAGTTATACGAATACTTCAAATAATCAAATGGTATACGCTAGGGTTAGCGATGAGTTTACGGGTTGTTTTAATAGCTCTGAAGTTACATTGCAAGTCAACTCTTCAGACGGAATAGCAGCAAACATTGAAGTGTGCGATGATTTCATTGTAGATGGTTTTAATTTTTTTGATGTAACAGAAGCTGATAGTCAGATTTTAGAAAATTCACCGGTAAATGCGACTATAGGCTATTATTTAACCTATAATGACGCACTGCTAAAAGTTAATGAAATTGTTGCTAATTATTTTAACGAAGTAGCCTATAGCCAAACCATTTATGCTAGAGTAGATATAGATGATACATGTTATGCTATTAATGAAGTAACCCTTACAGTTAAAGACCTGCCAAATATTACACAATATGAAGAAGTGTATTATTGTTTAAATACATATCCAGATACCATTACTATCTCAGGAGGTATACTGGATGACATCCCAAATAACTATGCCTATGATTGGTCAACAGGAGAAACCACTATAAATATTGACGTTAATGAAATAGGTGATTACCAAGTATTGGTAACCAGACCCGCTGGATGTACCAATAGAAGAACTGTTAGGGTCCTTCCTTCCAGCGCAGCGGTTATTGAAACTATTGAGGTAACCGATATATCAGAAAATAATACAGTAACCGTTTTAGTGTCTGGTGAGGGCGAATACGTATATGCTCTAGATAACCAAAACGGACCATATCAAGTCTCTAATATTTTCGAGGACGTATCTGCAGGCATTCATACCGTTTATGTAAAAGATATAAAGGCAGATTGCGGTATTGTTTCTGAGGATATCTCAGTTTTAGGATTTCCAAAGTTTTTTACACCAAATGGTGACACAATAAATGATACGTGGCAGATAAAGGGATTTAGCTCTCAGTTTCCTGCAGCCGCAACAATTAAAATTTTTAATCGATACGGAAAACTCCTCACAATCCTTAATCCGTCTAACTCGCAATGGGATGGTAATTATAATGGAAAACTGTTACCATCTGATGACTACTGGTTTGAAGCAACACTGGCTGATGGAAGAGTTTTTAAAGGGCACTTTACTTTAAAACGATAA